Below is a window of Deltaproteobacteria bacterium HGW-Deltaproteobacteria-6 DNA.
GCATCGGCCTTGTCTGAGATCATACCCGTTGAACCTGATCTGGGTAATGCCGGCGTAGGGAGAATAGAGATTTCATTTTAACCCCTTTCTCTCTTATGGCGAAGGGGTTTTTATTTTGAAATCAAAAACAGGAGAAGCAGGAATGAAGATAACGGCGGCGGAAATATTTCAATCAGTTGAAGACATCCGGGCGAAGAGCCCCCTGATCCACAACATTACCAATTATGTGGTGATGAACAATACGGCCAACGCGCTTCTGGCTATCGGCGCGTCGCCGGTGATGATTCATGCCGAAGAAGAAGTGGAGGACATGGCGGCAATCGCTTCCGCGCTGGTCATCAATATCGGCACCATCAGCGCCCCCTGGGTAAGGGGAATGTTCAAGGCCATGGCTTCCGCCCGTTCCAAAGGCGTGCCTGTGGTTATCGATCCGGTCGGCGCCGGGGCAACCCCTTATCGGACCCGGACCATCCGCGAACTGATCAGCGCCAATCAGCCGACGATTATCCGGGGCAATGCCTCTGAAGTTATGGCGCTTATGGATGACCATCTGAAAACCAAGGGTGTGGACAGCACGGCCGCCTCTGATGAGGCGCTCCATGCCGCGCAACAGATCAGTGAAGAACGCCAATGTGTTGTTTGCATCAGCGGCGCCGTGGATTATATCGTTTCCGGAAACCGGACGGTGAAAGTTGCCAACGGCCATCCGATGATGACCAAAGTGACCGGCCTGGGCTGCACGGCTACCGCCATTTGC
It encodes the following:
- a CDS encoding hydroxyethylthiazole kinase → MKITAAEIFQSVEDIRAKSPLIHNITNYVVMNNTANALLAIGASPVMIHAEEEVEDMAAIASALVINIGTISAPWVRGMFKAMASARSKGVPVVIDPVGAGATPYRTRTIRELISANQPTIIRGNASEVMALMDDHLKTKGVDSTAASDEALHAAQQISEERQCVVCISGAVDYIVSGNRTVKVANGHPMMTKVTGLGCTATAICGAFAAVEKDPLTAAAKAMAVMGIAGEMAAAKSAGPGSLQMHFLDILYALSENDISRHLKMEE